The Fodinibius saliphilus genome has a segment encoding these proteins:
- a CDS encoding ABC transporter ATP-binding protein, whose product MISIKGLRKKFGPLTVLDDIDLDIPSGQATGIVGPNGSGKTTTIKALLGLVKPNAGDIHIDGESIKGQWDYRKKIGYMPQIARYPENMTVRELFNFIKEVRGATQTNEKELIEYFGLQPELEKRMRTLSGGNRQKVGAVLATMFDPEVLIFDEPTAGLDPHASVQFKNFVHREKEKGKTVLLTTHIMSEIEELADFLIFIVEGKIRYHGPMKELIKKQKEQRLEGAVAKMMAEVAA is encoded by the coding sequence ATGATTTCAATAAAAGGATTGAGGAAAAAGTTTGGTCCCCTTACGGTGCTCGATGACATTGATTTAGATATTCCATCGGGGCAAGCCACCGGTATAGTAGGTCCCAACGGATCGGGCAAGACCACAACCATAAAAGCGTTGCTGGGATTAGTAAAGCCCAATGCCGGCGATATACATATCGACGGTGAATCCATAAAGGGACAATGGGACTATCGAAAGAAGATTGGATATATGCCCCAAATAGCGCGATATCCTGAGAATATGACTGTTCGCGAATTATTCAACTTTATAAAAGAGGTTCGTGGAGCTACGCAAACTAATGAAAAAGAACTGATTGAGTATTTCGGTTTACAACCGGAGCTGGAAAAGCGAATGCGTACTCTTTCGGGTGGCAACCGGCAAAAGGTTGGCGCAGTCTTAGCTACTATGTTTGACCCTGAAGTACTGATATTTGATGAGCCAACAGCTGGTTTGGATCCCCATGCCAGTGTACAGTTTAAAAACTTTGTGCATCGTGAGAAAGAGAAAGGAAAAACAGTGCTCTTGACAACGCATATCATGAGTGAAATTGAGGAGTTGGCAGATTTCTTGATCTTTATTGTAGAAGGTAAAATCAGGTATCACGGCCCAATGAAAGAGCTGATAAAAAAACAAAAAGAACAGCGCCTCGAAGGAGCTGTAGCAAAAATGATGGCGGAGGTAGCAGCATGA